Part of the Pirellulales bacterium genome, CCCGGTGCTGGCCGCTCATACGGTGATGACTCAATCATCCGCCGTGTTCCTGGTCGGCGATGAAGCCGACCAATTCGCCGAACAGCGCGGATTGGAGATGGTCGATCCCTCCTACTTCGCCACCGAGCGCCGTTGGAACGATCTTCAGGCCTGGAAAAGTCGCCAGGCCAGCCAGGTTTCTGGCCAAGCGGCAACCGGCTCCGTCGAGATCAGCCGGGGAACGGTGGGCGCCGTCGCACTCGACCGCGCAGGAAACCTCGCGGCCGCAACTTCCACGGGTGGCCTGTCATTCAAAATCCCCGGCCGCGTCGGCGATAGCGGCGTCATCGGTGCTGGCACCTGCGCGGAGAACCGCACCTGCGCCGTTTCAGCCACCGGCGACGGAGAATTGTTCATTCGCTCCTCCGCCGCCTATTCCGTTTCGGCTAGATTGATGTATTGTGGAAAGTCGCTGGGCGAAGCTGCCCAGGAAGCCGTGGACGACATCGGCACGCTTGGCGGCGTCGGCGGCCTCATTGCCATCGACCGCTGCGGCAATGTGGCGATGCCGTACCACGCACTGGGAATGTTCCGCGGTACGATATACGAATGCGGTGACCCATCCGTCGCGCTTTACGAAACTTAGACCTTCCCCAAAAGGCCATCAAGGATACTCAGTCATGCGAATTGGTTCAAATCGTTTCGCGGCGATCGTCTGCCTTTCGATTTTCATGCTTCCGCTCGTTGCCGCCGCAAAGAAGACGGTCGCGCTGCCGAATGCTTCGCCCGCCCTGGCCGATTACGTGAAGCAGCCGGATAGCAGCTACCAGTGGCACGTTAAGCAGCGCGGCAAGGTTGGCGCCGGCGATTATGTGGAGCTGATTCTCACGTCGCAAACCTGGCACGACATTGTTTGGAAACATCAGCTCTTCATCTACCGGCCGGCGAAAGTTCGCGATGCGGCGCAGTCGCTACTATTGATCGATGGCGGCAACTGGTCCGACTCACTTGAAAAAGCGCCCGACGCTTCCCAGCCAGCCGAATTGCCCGAGCGGGTGCGAGTTCTGGCGCTGTTGGCCGACATGATCCAGGCCCCAATCGCGGTCGTGCGGCAAGTACCCAATCAGCCCATATTCGATGGCAAGAAGGAAGACCAGATCATCGCCCTTACCTTCTCAAAGTATTTCGAAACAGGGCAGTCCGATTGGCCGCTGCTGCTGCCAATGGTGAAGTCGGCCGTCCGCGCCATGGACACCGTCCAGGAATTTTCCAAGCAAGAATGGAAACTGGATGTGCAGAAGTTTCTCGTCACCGGGGCCTCCAAGCGCGGTTGGACGACCTGGCTCACTGCCGCCAGTGATCCGCGTGTCGATGGCTTGGCCCCGATGGTGATCAACATGCTTAATATGTTGGCCCACGATGAACTGCAGCTGAAATCGTTTGGAACCTATTCCGAGCAGATACGCGATTACACGGATCGCCGACTACAGGATTATTTGCATAGCGAAAAAGGCGCGGCGTTGCGAGCAATCGTTGACCCCATTGCCTACCGCACGCACCTCACGCAGCCCAAGCTCATCATCCTCGCAACCAATGACGCGTATTGGCCGGCCGATGCCCTGAATAACTATTGGAAAGACCTGCAGGGCGATAAGTACATTTTGTACGTGCCGAATAATGGGCACGGCATTCAAGATTACCCGCGAGTTGTCGCCACGATCGCCGCGCTCGAACGCAGCCTTGCCGGTCAAAAGCCGATGCCCAGGTTGGAGTGGCGGCTCGATGAGAAATCGAACCCACCCCGACTGGAGCTGACGTCCGACAAACCGCCCTTGGCCGTTCGACAGTGGTCGGCCACAGCCGATACCCGTGATTTCCGTAAATCGCTGTGGCAGTCGTCGCCGGTATCCGCAGAGAGCGGCGATGCCCATAAATTCGCCGTCGATATGTCGGCGCCGCAAAAGGGGTTTGGCGCACGCTTCCTGGAAGCCGAATTCGCCGGCGACCCGCTGCCGTTCGTGCTGACGACAACGCTCCACGTGTTGGGCGATTCAGAACCAGCTAATGCCGCCGCTGGTGGCGGAGGCGAATGACGAACTGCGGTCAATGCGAGGAACGATCGCAACCGGCTATCGGTGATGGTTTGACAACACCAACCGATGCCCGTCGACTTCATAATCGCGGATGATGATCCCGGCCGTATTCAATACTTGCGCCGTCCAGGTTGGCCAAGGCGACCAGGCCGAGCGTCGCGAAGCGTTCGGGTTGACAGGCAACCAAAATGCGCTGCAGAAGATCGTGCAGAGGACGATGATTGCCGCGGCCCGCCGTGGCTGGCGGTGGACCGCGTTTTGTTTCAGCAGATCAGCGAGTTGTTCGGCACGCCGCTTCAATAGCGATGTGCTGCCAACAAATCCGATGCCGGCCGGCAGCCCACTCGTTGATGCCACCTTCGATTCAACCAGCCGCAGCAAACTGCGCAAGTAATCGACGATTTCGACTTTCGTTCGCACCGAGTCTCGGTCGCAACGCAACTCACGTGCTGCGGCGGCTTGTTGCGAGGCCCACCACACGAGCGGATGAAACCAGTAGGCCGCTTCGACCAATCTCTGCAAGAACAAATGCAATGGATGCTGCAACTCAATATGGGTCCGCTCGTGACGCAAAATGGCCGCCTGCTCCCCTGGGGGAAAACCCCGTACAACTTCGGGGAGCACAATCACCGGATGGTGAATCTGCCAGCAAAATGGGCTCAAGTTGCTGGAAATAATCCGTGTCTCCAGCTCGCCAAATCGACTCGCATCGTTGGCAATACCCCTTTGATGAAGCTGGCCGATGTTCGGATCAACGACCGCACGCCGAACCAGATAAGTCGTTTGACAGATTCCCGCCACGCATGCGAGCAGGATCACCACGGAGCCGCTCAACCAGGCCCAGGTAGCCAGCCAACCAACATAGTCAACGGCCATCACGGCTCGCAGATGTTGGCGCGCGGGACCAAAATCAGACCAGGTGACGAGCCGCAAGTGCGGCAGCGAAAACGCCGCGGCAGTTAGCAGCAAAACGCACACGTGCATGGTCGACCAGCAAACGTCGGCATTGGCTGCAAACCTTGGGCGACGCGCAATCCAGGACGTCATGCCCACCAGGATTGCGACCTGCACGATCAACGAAGCCAGTATCTCGAGTACCAGGGGATAGCTCACATTTCCCCCTGCTGTTCAACCTTACGAATCGCCGCCTTCAACGCCCGCACGTCGTCTGGTGAAAATTGCCCATCTTCCAGCAGCCCCAACATCAGTGTCGGAAGCTGGTCGGCAAACAGCACATCGCGCAAGTCGCTGAGCACGGCTCGACTAACATGGTCGCGCGATACAAGTGGTTGATAGACGTGTGCTCGACCGCGCTTGGCTCGTTTTAGGACCTTCTTCTTGCTGTGCAATATACTGAGCGTGGTCATAACGGTCGTATAGGCCAAGGGACGGCGCAATTCATCGCACACCTCTTGCACGGTCGCTTCGCCCTTTTGCCAAAGGACGTCCATCAACTCGAGTTCGCAACGCGTCAGTCGGGGAGTCTTCATGCCAGGAGATGGGGTTGAGGGATGAATCGAATACCGGGGAGTTTTACGAGCATCCCGCGATGCCAGCGATTCCCGTACGCTCGCCGCACGGTCGGCTCTCTGAGAACGTGGCTGTCCGTGCGTATTCAACGGTACTTCGCCTGGTATTGGTACAACTGCCGATCGATATTATTCTGGACGCCAGCCACATGCCCGTCGGCCCACAGGAAGTTGACATGCTCCAAGTGGCGACTATCGAATTCACATTCATCGGCATCATCGCGGTTCGGGCCCTCTCCAGCAAATCCGACGATGCGGCCTTCCGCATCTTCGCCAGCGCCGACGAATCCTAGCCAGGTGGAGGGCAGCTTTCTCGCTGTTCGTTCCCCCACGAGCACCACGTGATTAAGGCCACGTGAACAATCCTCAAAGCGTCGCCCTCTTTGTTCCACGAACACGCCGCTGCCGCTATTTCCCGGCACGTCGTCCGGATCCGTTGTTCCAAAAACCCCCACGTAATTCGCTCGTGGCAGGGTCACCAAAACTCGAGTCGATTCCTGCGCATGCTCATCGTGTTTGCCGATTTCCGCGTAAACCGGGAACTCCGGCTCGCTGACATCCGATGGGCACGCAAATACCGCCGGCGTCACCTTTCGAATCGAACTCCCAAGTTCGTCAACCGGACACAATGGATCGACTAGTTGTGCCAGGCTGGGATCATCCAACTCATTCAGAATACTGGCTGCCCAACCGTATGCCGTTCGTTTGCTGGGGTCGCACTTCCACCCCGCTGGCAACACTTGATGTGAATCATGAAACTCATGCACGGCCAAGCCGATTTGACGCAAGTTGTTCATGCACTGTAAATTGCGGGTGCTTTCGCGCGCCGCATGCACCGCCGGGAACAGGAGCGATGCCAGCATTGTGATCGACGAGACGACGATCAGCAATTCCAAGACCGTAAGTCCAGACCGGCTGAACACGCTTCCAACGCGATCCACTCTTTCCAGGTGATTGCTGGACATAGTCAAAGGGTTGGCCGCTGAGGTGTCCGGTGGCAGGCGATGAGCGCAGGCTTTCTCGCTGGCTCGGATTCTACCCGATCGTCGCCGTCTGCCAATGCCACAAATTATGGTCGAATACGCTTTCTGGCAGGAGAAATGTCGGTGCTACCATCCCACGAGACGGGTGCCGCATCCACGGCGATATAAACCGGCGAATCACAAAAAATGCCCTTAGGCTGGCAAATTGCTGCGTCCACCCTGTTCCGCACCAAATTGCTCGGCTCAGTGGCTACTTATTGTATCGCCAATTGGCAGCCGCGCACATCGCACGGCCGGCCACCCGGCTCCGAACACCGCGATTCGTGCAGCAATAATTGCCCCTTCCAAGATCGCACGCAATGATAAATCGCGTTGCGCTAAACCAAAGGCCGCGACGTCCGTCACC contains:
- a CDS encoding isoaspartyl peptidase/L-asparaginase, with protein sequence MTVSSTNSGANKFVLAIHGGLAGPRASLSADCEREVRAALRKSLQSGAAVLRVNSTGSVEAVLAAVKVMEDCPHFNAGKGSVYTRAGTIEMDAAVMEGAERRAGAVAHVKRIRNPVLAAHTVMTQSSAVFLVGDEADQFAEQRGLEMVDPSYFATERRWNDLQAWKSRQASQVSGQAATGSVEISRGTVGAVALDRAGNLAAATSTGGLSFKIPGRVGDSGVIGAGTCAENRTCAVSATGDGELFIRSSAAYSVSARLMYCGKSLGEAAQEAVDDIGTLGGVGGLIAIDRCGNVAMPYHALGMFRGTIYECGDPSVALYET
- a CDS encoding PhoPQ-activated pathogenicity protein; translation: MRIGSNRFAAIVCLSIFMLPLVAAAKKTVALPNASPALADYVKQPDSSYQWHVKQRGKVGAGDYVELILTSQTWHDIVWKHQLFIYRPAKVRDAAQSLLLIDGGNWSDSLEKAPDASQPAELPERVRVLALLADMIQAPIAVVRQVPNQPIFDGKKEDQIIALTFSKYFETGQSDWPLLLPMVKSAVRAMDTVQEFSKQEWKLDVQKFLVTGASKRGWTTWLTAASDPRVDGLAPMVINMLNMLAHDELQLKSFGTYSEQIRDYTDRRLQDYLHSEKGAALRAIVDPIAYRTHLTQPKLIILATNDAYWPADALNNYWKDLQGDKYILYVPNNGHGIQDYPRVVATIAALERSLAGQKPMPRLEWRLDEKSNPPRLELTSDKPPLAVRQWSATADTRDFRKSLWQSSPVSAESGDAHKFAVDMSAPQKGFGARFLEAEFAGDPLPFVLTTTLHVLGDSEPANAAAGGGGE
- a CDS encoding M56 family metallopeptidase encodes the protein MSYPLVLEILASLIVQVAILVGMTSWIARRPRFAANADVCWSTMHVCVLLLTAAAFSLPHLRLVTWSDFGPARQHLRAVMAVDYVGWLATWAWLSGSVVILLACVAGICQTTYLVRRAVVDPNIGQLHQRGIANDASRFGELETRIISSNLSPFCWQIHHPVIVLPEVVRGFPPGEQAAILRHERTHIELQHPLHLFLQRLVEAAYWFHPLVWWASQQAAAARELRCDRDSVRTKVEIVDYLRSLLRLVESKVASTSGLPAGIGFVGSTSLLKRRAEQLADLLKQNAVHRQPRRAAAIIVLCTIFCSAFWLPVNPNASRRSAWSPWPTWTAQVLNTAGIIIRDYEVDGHRLVLSNHHR
- a CDS encoding BlaI/MecI/CopY family transcriptional regulator codes for the protein MKTPRLTRCELELMDVLWQKGEATVQEVCDELRRPLAYTTVMTTLSILHSKKKVLKRAKRGRAHVYQPLVSRDHVSRAVLSDLRDVLFADQLPTLMLGLLEDGQFSPDDVRALKAAIRKVEQQGEM
- a CDS encoding DUF1559 domain-containing protein; the protein is MSSNHLERVDRVGSVFSRSGLTVLELLIVVSSITMLASLLFPAVHAARESTRNLQCMNNLRQIGLAVHEFHDSHQVLPAGWKCDPSKRTAYGWAASILNELDDPSLAQLVDPLCPVDELGSSIRKVTPAVFACPSDVSEPEFPVYAEIGKHDEHAQESTRVLVTLPRANYVGVFGTTDPDDVPGNSGSGVFVEQRGRRFEDCSRGLNHVVLVGERTARKLPSTWLGFVGAGEDAEGRIVGFAGEGPNRDDADECEFDSRHLEHVNFLWADGHVAGVQNNIDRQLYQYQAKYR